From the genome of Bos javanicus breed banteng chromosome 20, ARS-OSU_banteng_1.0, whole genome shotgun sequence:
tagcgACCccgggatcgaatccacatctccttcattggtaggtggattctttacaactgagccacccatccctgggatgggacatactcataaagaaaaacatgatGAAAAAGTGCATAAAAATGGGTCAGTCACTGTTAGGTAGaaagtatatgtatatgaatagaGAAATATAAGCAAGTAGactataatataaatttttaaagttttgacagTAACTTGGAAAATAACAAAAAGGTAAAGAGGgaatttttattctttcccaTCTTCTTTCTTTATCCAAGTTAGATTTCAAAGTGAAGAGTTTGACTTGTGTGGGCCACTTTTTAGGAGTGTTAGCCTGAACTTCACCCTGGAGTGTTTTGTATAGATACTGAAATGGGAAAGGGgggacaaagaaaaaagaaggagcaTTAACTCTGGGTGCcgagtctttttattttctccctttcttattTTGTCCTAGAAATTGTACCCTTCTTAGGGATCAAGATTAAGGCTACTAAGTTCATATTCCAGTTACTGGCCTCACTCAGCAGATTTTTTGATATTTGGCTCATCCTATCTCCATCACATTCCTGGAGGCATTTTTGGACTAGAGATGCCCAAATGGTCTTTCAGTTGTTTGGGGAAGTAAGATATTGAATTCATTGAGGAGTGTAGAGTGAGACTGTCTTGCTACCTCTGCTGACTCCAGGAAATGGCAGGGGATCCTCTACTTTGTGGAGTTAGAACAGCTGGTGGTGTTAGAGATGGGTTTGAAGACACGTTATATAGCTAATAAATAAAAGTACTCATTAGGGCACGATGTGCTGACTCCGGTGCCTAGATAAGCTTTAGTTTTTAGAAATTAGGTACTATTAACCATTGCCACTCTGTTCCTTTTCCCATGTTTAATGCATCTTAGTGTTGTTTTAATGTTAAgcggaaaaaaaatacaaaattgttATGAAAATAATTACTTGGTAGGTATGGTCTTGTATGTAATTGGCCTTGAAGCAGTCATTAACTTTGCAAAATTAAAATCACTCTGTTGTAGCCTAGTGTAAGCGGAATGGATCCGCCTTTTGGGGATGCCTTTCGAAGCCACACCTTTTCAGAACAGACTCTGATGAGCACAGATCTCTTAGCAAACAGTTCAGATCCAGATTTCATGTATGAACTGGTAAGTAACATTTTCTTGGATTCTGCTTTAATCAATTTGGGGTAAAGGTAtagtttttttatttataaaggcCTTTTTAAGCCTtctttataaaaaagaatgtgattAGGCCAAACTTAATGCATATTAGTATCAGTCATAGTATTTTGGCAGGATGTATGAAGCCGTTGAAAATAGTAGGAGGAAAGATCTAAACATCCTTAGATCTAGTTTTTGACAATGAGGATGAGAAGGCATCTTTTAGCCCAACAGTTAAAAGACTTTTCAGCTAGGATATTTAGGAATGATAACATTGAGCAAGGCATGTACTACAGAGAATGTGAGGCAAAAATAGCAATTCCAAGCAATATCTGAATATACTTATCATTTATTCTTGAGGTAAATAGACACTTAAGAATAATTTAAATTACATGCAATTTAAGCAGCATAGGTATATGAAAACTGGAAAGCTGACACAAGTCTGTTAATTTACTAAAAAATTATCGAGTTGTACACTTTGTAGAGGTGAATTTTGTTGTATGTAAACTCTACTTCAGTAAAACTGGtaaaacacacaaagacacatatgcaagcaaaaggaaaaacaaaacaaagcaaacagacCAATGGAAAAATTGATACAGAACAAAAACAgactggaaaacagaaaatttcctcattttcttaCTGAGCCTCCACCCACCAAACCTTCTCCCTAAAGGTAATTAAGACCAACAGAGTTTTTCTATGCatgtaaaattaataataaattaatatatgaatattttaaattgtatgaCATATTAATACAGTATTCTGTAGCTTAACTCCTAACATAACATGGTAAGTGGCCTTTCATCTTAATACATTAGAGCTTACGTGTATTCTTGTTAATGGCTGCATAGTcatactgacattttaaaaattatatctctaCTCATGAGAAGTACAGTACTAATGAGAGAAGTATTTTATTCCCCAAGCCCAAGAGTTGGTACAGGTTCTTTGCAAAGATTTCATCTTTCTGTGGCTGAGTTTCAGCTCTCTGTGGATTGCTCTTCACTCTGTGTATAAGTTCTGACTTAGGAGGACAGATTCTTCTATGATGAAGGAAAGGCctttattatttgctttataaATGAAGCTTGTTTCTAAGAAGATCTCCAAATCCTTTCTGAGTTAAAGATCAGGAAATGTAAACTTTTTCAGGAAGAGTGTTTATAGTGAAGTTCAAGAGCCCTTGACCATGCCTAAGTTTCTCAGGGGACAtagtttccctcttttttttttccttgcccaaGGAAATGATACTATATGGAATGGTAGAGTGACATGTATGTAGTCTTTATCTTAAAACAGACCAAAGGTTGAGTACTGTTTACCTGATACATGAAAGTGAGGATATAGGTTATTAATGTTTTCCTTAAATAtggtatgtaattttttttttaacctttctcagGATAGAGAGATGAACTACCAACAGAATCCTAGAGACAACTTCCTTTCTTTGGAGGACTGCAAAGACATTGAAAATCTGGAGTCTTTCACAGATGTCCTAGATAATGAGGGTACTTTAACCTCAAACTGGGAACAGTGGGATACATACTGTGAAGACTTAACGAAGTACACCAAACTAACCAGCTGTGACATCTGGGGAACAAAAGAAGTGGATTACTTGGGTCTTGATGACTTTTCCAGCCCTTACCAAGATGAAGAGGTCATAAGTAAAACTCCAACTCTGGCCCAGCTCAATAGCGAGGACTCACAGTCTGTTTCTGATTCCCTTTATTATCCTGACTCACTTTTCAGTGTCAAACAAAATCCCTTGGCCTCTTCATTCCCTGGTAAAAAGATCACAAGCAGAGCAGCTGCCCCTGTGTGTTCTTCTAAGACTCTTCAAGCTGAGGTCCCTTTGTCAGACTGTGTCCAAAAAGCAAGTAAACCCACTTCAAGCACACAAATCATGGTGAAGACCAACATGTATCATAATGAGAAAGTGAACTTTCATGTTGAATGTAAAGACTATGTGAAAAAGGCAAAGGTAAAGATCAACCCAGTGCAGCAGAGCCGGCCTCTCTTGAGCCAGGTTCATGCAGATGCAGCAAAGGAAAACACCTGCTACTGTGGTGCAGTAGCCAAGAGACCAGAGAAAAAAGGGACGGAGCCTCTGCAGGGTCATGCCACTCCAGCTTTGCCTTTTAAAGAAACCCAGGAACTATTACTCAGTCCCCTGCCTCAGGAGGGGCCTGGGTCAGTTGCAGCAGGAGAGAGTAGCAGCCTTTCTGCCAGCACATCGGTCTCAGATTCATCCCAGAAAAAAGAAGAGCACAATTATTCCCTTTTTGTCTCTGACAACTTGGGTGAACAGCCAACCAAATGCAGTCCTGAAGAGGatgaggaggatgaggaggatgTTGATGACGAGGACCACGATGAAGGATTTGGCAGCGAGCACGAACTTTCTGAAAacgaggaagaggaagaagaggaagaggattaTGAAGATGACAAGGATGATGACATTAGTGACACTTTCTCTGAACCAGGTATTACATTATTTGGAGGCTTACCAAACTGTTTCCTACTCTCTTGAAATAGTTTTGCTGTGGACTTTCTTTGTCTGAGTTTGGAGATTAAATGACTTAGTATCTTGGCTTGGATATATACTTGTTCTTATCtatttaaacagttttaaaataatcattcttGCTCATGTGTGGTTCATATGCTGGTTCCTTGAGGGCTGCTTCTTAATTTATCTTATGTTAAGTGACCTGATTTGTCACTCTTTTAGCAGCTGTGCCAAGATGCCAAACTTGAttggtttaaaaatattcctatttCTGCCTTTGTCCCTCTGTTAGACTTAAGGTAAGTTTGGAATCCCAAGAATAGTGAATCAAGTGATGATGGTTTGTATTACTCATGCCTAATAACCAACGAAGCCTGTTTAATGAATAATGTAAAAGACAGCTTTTTCTTTGTGTCTGCTGCATCTTTCATTTGCACAGTATTTTTCCATTGAAGAAAAATACATGCTTTAATTTAATGAGCATGAAGGAGTCTCTGCTCTGTTTATATACAGCACAttataaataaaagggaaaaagaaaatgaaatctgtgggGAACTGGTTCACTTCAGCATGTACATGGCTGGGCTCTTGTCACGGTTGGCTCATGCagtttttatttatgaaaatggtATTTCCAAGTGGCATAGAGTTAAAAATTCACAAAGAGGTGAAGATCTTCACATTTAAATGAAAGTTATTCttcaaaaataatgttaataCTATAACTTCTACATAAAAGACCAAGTTATTAAAAACTTCATGAATTGTCAAAGAGAACCCTTTTGTTGTTGGAATTTGGGGCAATATAAACATTGATATTTAATCTCCAGAAAGGTTTTTGAGCCATAGCAGGTGCAGCAGTAGCTGTATTGTGGCCAGTGAAGCGTATTATTGCTGAGAGACTTTCGTCTTAGTGAACTTTTTCTGTTGCATAAATGCTTAGATTTATGCATTTGATACAACTAAATTGTTTGACTTGGGTGGAGTTTCAAGTAAGGAAAAGGTACTTTGCTGTGGAGGAACAGGGTTTATGCATTTTCTTTGGTTTACTTTAGTACTCAGTATAGTCTCGATAGAACCAGTTGTCTTTTCTACTTAGCAAGAAAACTTTTCTCTCAGCCAGTTAATGAATCTGCTTTGAGGTGTTTGAAGGAGAGTTGTCTTTGCAGTTAGTGGTAGTTACGTAGCTCCCTCCCATGGGGAGACCAGAGTGCTGTTGGTGGTCCTTACAGCCTGACAGGTCAGCCCTACTGTTCTGAATCCCGTATTTAGAATTAGGGTAGAAGGGAGGGGAAGGATCAAGACAAGGAGTAATAACTAGTAAATGGAAAGTGTAGAGAAGAAAAATTTCTATACCAGTTGACACTAAAAGGAGTATGTAaatattccttttaaatattCCTGAGGGAGTAAATTCTGCCATCACCAGTCAAGGTGGGCAAGGACTATACTGTTTATTCTGCTTCTGGTTTTAGGTTTGCtttgctttgactttttttttttggatgagatcttagttccctgaccagggatggaacctgggcccttgaCATTgagagcgtggagtcctaaccaccagaccactagggaattcccacttttctttgacttttaactGCAGTTTAAGTTCATCCTTGATCTTTTGACTTGGTTTCACCTGGATAAATGTGTTGAGAGATGAGTAGGCCTATGAAGAGAAACCACTTCATAACTTGACTCGCATTTCCGTTTTCTCTGTCTTTTGACTCTCGTAGGGAAGGGCAAGCCTTGTTACAGCTGGTGCTTTTCTGTCCTGCCACATTCTCTTGCCCTGTCCTGGTAGGAGAACCCTGATTCTTGAGTTTGTTGGTGTTAAGCAGCCAACACCGCTTTAAAACAGAGATGCATTAGCTGGCACTTGGCAAGGTGAAGCCTTCCTCTTGGTGCTGTTTAACAATGctaaatgtttggatggcatttAATTCACTCACTTCCAGTTGACTTGAAGTAAAACCTCTTTGGTTAGGATTACTTGGACGCGTCTCACAAATGTCAACAAATGAAATGCTTTAACCTCAAATCAATGATATTTTGTGGTATTTTGGGGATTTATTCACATTTGCTAATGAAAATTTCCCTTCTTGGAAAAAAGAGCTAAACAGGCTACTTTAAGAATACAAATGTGAATTGGTGAGAGGCAAGAAGAAATTCTTTGAAGCAGAAAAGTGGGATGGTTATAGTTTCTTGAGAGTGCTAGTTTTAGAGTGGGTTGATTGGTTTAATTTGCAGCAGACAGTGTACAAAGGCCCTTTTGTGATGACTAGCTCCCTTGATGCTGTTTCTTGGCAGTTGGCTACAACAGTGCCTGAGTCTACAAAGCCCCAGGAAAGGTGTAAAATGGAGTTTCAGTCCCTGCTCTGGACTTGCTCCCAAGTTTTAATAGAGCCTGTTCTGAGGACAGGCAACAACTGTTTGGGGTCATGGAATTACATGGTTGTAAGACTAAGATTTAGGTCCCCAGAATGAGAGTTTAGTTTGTAATTCCTACTAAACATTTTCATGATAGGCTTTACCAGCTTAATGGCAGTAACCTGCACTAAtcaaaggtgtgtgatcagactTTTAGGCGTCTGTGTCACCTTTTTGACTACCTTTTGGTAATTGTGTCAGGAAGGAATGAATTAGATCAATATGGTGATCcatcaaatgaaaagaaaacagaaaagtctcCATGGGAAATGTACATTTGTACATTAAACAAATCactgatttgtttaaaaaaacagtgGGGGGTGTATCTGTCTTGTGTTGGAGGCTATGTGTACTAATTGTTGGCTGTGCAGAGGTCAGCAGAATTGGCACGACTCTTGTCTTCATGTAGCTTGAGGTTTAGTGGGCCTGTGTGCTGCTGGGGTCTCTTGGTCTGCTGCTCTTCTGTGCGCTGTGACTTGTGAGAGAGGCGAGATGAGCGcttcttaaaatttctttgaCCACAGAGCTCACTTGGGATTGAGGGCATAGTTTACAGCAATAGTGTTCCTATGAACACACTTGGAGAAATATTTAATCATCTTAAATGCAAGACCAGTGATCTTGGAATATATTGAATAACTTTTCTGCATGCTACTTGATCACAGTAGTCTTTTAATTGAAAGACTTTAACAAAtcctttgtgtgtgtatttatgtgtgcacacatgttaTTGTGAATTTATGGTATATACTTTAGAAAATTTTAGGTTAAAGAAAATGGATACCCTTAAAAACTGTTTTGGAAAAAGGCTGGACATATGAATTAAGCAAAACTGATAACTAATTTGGATAGGAGAGGAGAAGTCCAAATCCTAATGACGGTTTGGATTTAACATGGAATATATACGGGAAAAAAATTCTATTCAGACCACTCAACTGGATAGATACaggaaaagtaggaagccaaATTGGAGCTGGAGTCGTGGGGCCTGAGCCAGTCCCAGCTTTGCCAAATCACTTAAACCTCCATGAGCATGTTTGTGTAAATAGGGTTAATAACCTCTTCCTACCAGGTTCTTAGAAGCCTCAGATGAAATACCTGTGAGTACTCACAAAATATGTGAGTACATTCCTTAAATGAGAGAGACAGTGTTTTCCCAGAAATCTAGGCCACCTGAGGAACATATCAAATAAAGTGTCGGGGGGATGGGTTGCCTGAGAAAGTTACATGTGAAAGTGTTTCCTTTATACTttgggctgctgctactgctaagtcacttcagtcatgtccgactctgtgcgaccccatagacgacagcccaccaggcttccccgtccctgggattctccgggcaagaacacttaAATGTGGGACGCCAGTTCTTGACACTGATGGGAGTGTTTCAGTTGGTGCACCTGTCTGTGTTGAGGTATAGTCAAAGCACACTTAAATGTGGGACGCCAGTTCTTGACACTGATGGGAGTGTTTCAGTTGGTGCACCTGTCTGTGTTgaggtatagtcaaagctatggtttttccagtagtcatgtatggatgtgagagctgtaccagaaagaaggctgagtgccaaagaattgatgttttcaaattgtggtgctacagaagacttgagagtcccttgaactgcaaggagatcaaaccagtcaatcccagagggaactaaccctgaatattcattggaaggactgttgctgcagctctaatactttggccacctgatggtgaAGAGTGAGTCGACttgttgaaaaagaccctgatgctgagaaagattggagacaaaaggagaagagggtagcagaggatgagatggttagatagcatcaccgactcagtggacatggatttgaactaactccgggagatagtggaggacagaggagcgtggtgtgctacatacagtccatgaggtcacagagtcagatgtgacttagcgaaCAACAACATATTCTGTGCACAGCCCATTTGTACTTTTAAGATGGATGTGCTCTGAGGGTATTTTAGTTTTACAGATCATCCTGTATTGGGTCAAACCAGTAGTTCCAGTGGCCCAGAATTTTTTTTGAAACTTCCTTTTAGTAGGGAAGATAGGTTCTTAAAAAGTGAAGTAAATTCAAATCGCTTCTGATAAAATATTAGTTAGAATAggcatatgtttttatttgaatAGCCTGTGTGAGAACTGTCATTCTTGTACTTTTACAAAAAGGATAGGGTGGGAAGTAGGAAGAAAACCACTGCACTGCTGCCTGACAGAATTCTGCCTGGTAGGTTACCATCCGAGAAATGCAACAGCTTTCTGTCTGGAAATGTTTCAAATACATAAAGACATCAAAGAAATTGTATAGTCTCTAAGTACCATCATTAACTAATGGTAGAGactgcatttccttttctaaaagttGAAACATAGTTGATTCATGCAGTGTTGCGTTAGTCTCTAGTATACAGCTAAGTGCCTGAGTTATGTACACATaaaatctttttcatattcttttctctatAGGCTATTATAGGATATTGTAGATAGTCCCCTACTATGCAGTAGTATCTTttgtttatatatagtagtttctgTCCACagatcccaaactcttaatttattcctccccccactttcctctttggtaatcaggtttattttctatgt
Proteins encoded in this window:
- the CREBRF gene encoding CREB3 regulatory factor; amino-acid sequence: MPQPSVSGMDPPFGDAFRSHTFSEQTLMSTDLLANSSDPDFMYELDREMNYQQNPRDNFLSLEDCKDIENLESFTDVLDNEGTLTSNWEQWDTYCEDLTKYTKLTSCDIWGTKEVDYLGLDDFSSPYQDEEVISKTPTLAQLNSEDSQSVSDSLYYPDSLFSVKQNPLASSFPGKKITSRAAAPVCSSKTLQAEVPLSDCVQKASKPTSSTQIMVKTNMYHNEKVNFHVECKDYVKKAKVKINPVQQSRPLLSQVHADAAKENTCYCGAVAKRPEKKGTEPLQGHATPALPFKETQELLLSPLPQEGPGSVAAGESSSLSASTSVSDSSQKKEEHNYSLFVSDNLGEQPTKCSPEEDEEDEEDVDDEDHDEGFGSEHELSENEEEEEEEEDYEDDKDDDISDTFSEPGYENDSVEDLKEMTSVTSRKRGKRRYFWEYSEQLTPSQQERMLRPSEWNRETLPSNMYQKNGLHHGKYAVKKSRRTDVEDLTPNPKKLLQIGNELRKLNKVISDLTPVSELPLTARPRSRKEKNKLASRACRLKKKAQYEANKVKLWGLNTEYDNLLFVINSIKQEIVNRVQSPREERGPNMGQKLEILIKDTLGLPVAGQTSEFVNQVLEKTAEGNPTGGLVGLRIPTSKV